The genomic interval AGAAGTAAGTATATATGGGATACAACTAAAAATATATATAACTGTGAGTTAGCTAAAAAGGGAATACTAGATGCACCAGAAGAAGATATAGTTGAAATATTAGAAAAATATGATTTAGAAAAGATAACTAATATGGATGCTGATGGATGTCATAAAGGACTTCAAGAATTTATGGGAGTAGGAGCAAAGGTAGCAGACTGTATAATGCTATTTTCTATGAAAAAAAGTTCTGCATTCCCAGTAGATGTTTGGGTTAAGAGAGCAATGATGCATTTTTATGGAGCTGATGATGCTTCATTAAATAAAATAAGAATTTTTGCAAGAGAGAGATTTGGAGAGTATTCTGGATTTGCTCAACAATATCTATTCTATTATGCTAGAGAAAATGGAATAAAGATCTAATAAAAAAACTTACAAACATATTTAGAGGATTACTAGATTAAGCTAAGGATTAAAGTTCTAAAGCTTATTTAGATATTCTCTTTATATTGTTTGTAAGTTTTATTTTGATATAGTACATTTTGTTAATAACGGCCTTTTTTACGAATAGCTTTTGATTTTTTTATAGTAACATTAGCATCGCCAGGTTGTTTTTTTATGAATTTTAAGTAACGCTTAATTTTTTCATCATCTTTAAGTCTTGGGAGAGAATTAAGCCTAACAGCCAATTCATAGTTACTATATAAAGCATGTACTTGTTTATGACAAGGAACACAAAGCCAGGTTGTTTCATCAAATCTTCCACCTTTTTCACGAGGAATGAGATGATGTTCTGTGATTTTAGGAACTTTTCTTTCACAAAGAGCACATATATGAGTTTCTTTATTCATATTCATCACACCTTAAATAATTAAAATACTTATAAATATTATAATATATGTATTTAAAATTAAAAAAGCCGTTACTTTAATAGTTTGAAAATTTAAGAGAATTTATGCTAAATTTTATTTTATTTTAAATATTATTTTTATTTTAAATGTTTATGTTTTTTAGAGTATAAAATATTTTAGATATTATTGAAAGTATCATTACTAGAGATAAAATGAAAATTGCTAAAAATAAAAAATAAGATTCAGGCAAAACATTTATTATTGGATCTTTTTTAGGATCAAATATCCAGTAATCATTATTGAAAAATATTTTATGAAATAGGGTAAAGACTTTTGAAAAGTTTAAGTAAAAACTTAAGATTAAACTAAGAAATATAAATAAAACTTCATAGAAGAAAATATTAAAAGCTTTAAATGATATTTTTAGTTTGAATTTTTTTGATATTATAAATAAAATTATTCCTAAAATTAAGCAAGCTAATCCTATTAAATATATTGAAGAAAAAATTTCTTTAACTTCTAGAAAGTGAAATTCTCCTATAGGACTTATTTTAAAGTTTTTAAATTTAAGAACTTCTTCTTGGGGAGAATTTAAATAATGAATTATATTATTATAGTCATTTAAAATTTCTTCACTGCTAAGGTTTTTATACTTAGGGATTATATTAAGTTTAATAAATAGGGAATAGAGCACAGGAGAAATATTTAATGTTAAAATAACAGAAAATACTACTGAACTTATTAGAAGGTAAAATGAAAATAATATATCTTTTAAAATCTTAATCATTATGTCTCCTTAAAATAATTATTTTTATTTATTCTAGACTTTTTTATTAAATATTAAACAAAAATACATATTTTAAGAAAAATTTTAGTATTAATTTATAGTATGTAATGTATTAAGAGATAATAATATGGAAATAAGTAATAAATAGATGTATATATATGAAAAAAGTAAATTGAAGAAATTTCAAAAGAATAGCAGAAAACTTAAGATAAATTACCTTAAACATGGAAAATAATAATAATATATTCTAAATAAATAAATTTAGTTATTGAATTTACAACTGGTAAATTATATGATAATAGTAAGAATTAGCACTCTATATTAATGAGTGCTAAACAAAAATTAATTAGCATTTTTAAGGAGGGTTTTTTAATGAGTATTAAACCACTTGGAGACAGGGTTGTTATTAAAAGATTAGAAGCAGAAGAAACTACTAAAAGCGGTATAATAGTTACTGGAACTGCTAAGGAAAGACCACAAGAAGCAGAGGTTGTTGCTGTGGGACCAGGAGCAATAGTTGATGGAAAAAGAACAGAGATGGAAGTTAAAATAGGAGATAAAGTATTATATTCTAAATATGCAGGAACAGAAGTTAAGTTCGAGGGGGAAGAATATACTATTTTAAGACAAGACGATATACTAGCAATAGTTGAATAGTTTTAAAATATAAGTGATTTAGATATTCATAATATATTTGGGAGGTAAATTAATATGGCTAAAACATTATTATTCGGTGAAGAAGCAAGAAGATCTATGCAAGCGGGTGTAGATAAATTAGCTAACACTGTTAAGGTTACATTAGGACCAAAAGGAAGAAATGTTATTTTAGATAAAAAATTTGGATCACCATTAATAACAAATGATGGGGTTACAATAGCAAGAGAAATTGAACTTGAAGATGCTTATGAAAATATGGGAGCTCAACTTGTAAAAGAAGTAGCTACAAAGACTAATGATGTGGCAGGAGATGGAACTACTACAGCTACCTTATTAGCACAAGCAATTATAAGAGAAGGATTAAAAAATGTAACAGCAGGGGCAAATCCTATATTAATAAGAAATGGAATTAAAACTGCAGTTGAAAAAGCTGTAGAGGAAATACAAAAAATTTCTAAGCCTGTAAATGGAAAAGAAGACATAGCTAGAGTTGCTGCAATTTCAGCGGCTGATGAAAAAATTGGTAAGCTAATTGCAGATGCTATGGAAAAGGTAGGAAATGAAGGCGTTATAACTGTAGAAGAATCTAAATCAATGGGAACTGAGTTAGATGTTGTTGAAGGTATGCAATTTGATAGAGGATATGTATCAGCTTATATGGTTACTGATACTGAAAAAATGGAAGCTGTTTTAGATAATCCATTAGTATTAATAACAGATAAGAAAATAAGCAATATACAAGATTTATTACCATTACTTGAGCAAATAGTTCAAGCAGGTAAAAAACTTTTAATAATAGCTGATGATATAGAAGGCGAAGCTATGACAACATTAGTTGTTAATAAATTAAGAGGAACATTTACTTGTGTTGGAGTTAAAGCACCTGGATTTGGTGATAGAAGAAAAGAAATGTTACAAGATATAGCCACTTTAACAGGAGGCGTTGTTATATCTGATGAAGTAGGCGGAGATTTAAAAGAAGCTACATTAGATATGCTTGGAGAAGCTGAAAGTGTTAAGGTAACTAAAGAAAGTACTACAATAGTTAATGGAAGAGGAAACTCAGAAGAGATTAAAAATAGAATTAACCAAATAAAATTACAATTAGAAGCTACTACTTCTGAATTTGATAAAGAAAAATTACAAGAAAGATTAGCTAAATTAGCAGGTGGGGTTGCAGTAGTTAAGGTTGGAGCTGCCACTGAAACAGAGCTTAAGGAAAGTAAGTTAAGAATAGAGGATGCTTTAGCAGCTACAAAGGCAGCTGTTGAAGAAGGAATAGTTCCAGGTGGTGGAACAGCTTACGTAAATGTAATAAATGAAGTGGCAAAATTAACTTCTGATATTCAAGATGAACAAGTTGGTATAAATATAATTGTAAGATCTTTAGAAGAACCTATGAGACAAATAGCTCATAACGCAGGACTAGAAGGTTCAGTTATAATAGAGAAAGTTAAAAATAGTGATGCAGGTGTAGGATTTGATGCTTTAAGAGGAGAATATAAAGATATGATTAAAGCTGGAATAGTTGATCCAACTAAGGTTACAAGATCAGCTCTTCAAAATGCAGCATCAGTAGCATCAACATTCTTAACAACAGAGGCTGCTGTAGCAGATATTCCAGAAAAAGAAATGCCTCAAGGTGCAGGTATGGGAATGGACGGAATGTATTAATAAAAGAATAAAAAGGATGACAGTTAAGTCATCCTTTTTTTATGTAATTCTTATTGAAAATAATTACATAATATGATTAAAATGGTTTAAATGTCGAAAAAGTGATTGAAAAGTTTATGAAAACAGGTTATTTAGAAATTAATTGTAATTAAAAGTATTAATTTTAAGTTTTTAATTGGTATAAAAAATATATATTAAAAAAAATAAGAAATATTGTATTATTTTGTAGACAACTGGGAAAAACTGTGTTATTATAAATACATAAGTTACAAATGATTTTTGAAAAACAAAAGAATTATAAATACTAAAGATAAAATAATGACTAACAAATGAATTCATAGAACGAAAGATATTAAAGTTACATATGAGTTAAGTTTAAAAATAGTTTTTGCTATTAAAACAAAAGACATTAGAGAGATACGAAAGAATTTATAGAGTACTTAAATAAGTTAGAATAAACAAAAGATTTAAAAAAACTAAAGATTTAAAATAACTTAAGACTTGAAATAACATAAGAGATTAAATATACAAATGATATATTAAAAGAGATTCTTTAAAAGAATCTCTTTTTTTGTGTATATAAATGGTAAAAATGTCCATAATCCTAATATAAATCTAAAGTTAAAAAATATTTAACTTTAAAAAATATAAAAGGAGGACCATAAATGTTATTACTGAAAGCAAGTGCAATATGTGGAAAAGGAAATGAAGGGAAAAGAAATAAGAAAGGGGGATTCACATTAATAGAATTAACTGTTGTTTTAGCTATTATGGCTATAATTTTAACGGTTATAGCTCCAAATTTTTCATCTGTTAAGGATAGTGCTAAGGCAAAAGTAGATAAACAAAATTGTGCTGCTATTGAAAGATCTGTGGAAATGTTATTGGCAGAAGATGCTATTTCAAGTAGTGTTACAAATATAAAAATAACTTCAAGTAATGGAAATGTACAAATTTCAGGAATAAGTGATGATATGGGTAAAAGTAAGTTACAAGATTTACTTGAAGATTTAGATAAGCCTCAAAGTGGAGAATCTTATAATGTAGATATAGAAAATGGAAGAAAAGTTACGGTGTCTATAGTATAAATATATTTTAATTAAAGTAATTTCATAGGGGCTGTATAAAATATAATAATAAAACTTATTTTACTACATGCCCTTATTTTTTAGGATTTAAAAAGATGATATTTAATTATTTATTAAATAATATTTAACAAAACATTAAATAAATGAAAAAATTAAATTATTCGTATAATGAGTAAAAAAAGCTTAATCAAAAATGTTTACAAAAAATTTCAAGATGTTTATAATAATTATGAAATATTAATAAATAATTCATTTTTGAATGATTTTGGAGGAAATGTGTCTATAATATTTTTTTTATTTGGATTAATAATTGGAAGTTTTTTAAATGTGTGTATTTTTAGAATTCCTGCAGGGGAATCTATAGCATTTCCGCCTTCACATTGTGGTACATGCAAAAAACAATTAAAGCCTATAGATTTAGTACCTGTTTTTAGTTATTTGTTTTTAGGTGGAAAGTGTAGATATTGTAAGAGTAAAATATCTATAAGATATCCACTAATAGAATTGCTTACAGGTTTTTTATATTTTTGTGTATATAAATATTATGGTATATCTTTTTTGACAGTTAAGTACATAGTCTTAATTACATTTCTCATAGTAATTTCATTTATAGATTACGATACCCAAGATGTTTATGCGGTTACTACTTACCCAGCTGTAATACTTGGGATTATTTTTGCCCTAATAGAAAAGTTTTATTTTGGAGAAAACTTATTAAATTATTTTATGGGATTAGTAATATCAGCTTTAGTAATATTTTTAATTAGTAAATTAACTGGAGCTATGGGGAGTGGAGATATAGAGATACATGCCATAGCAGGAATTTTTTTAGGGTGGAAATTAGCAATAATAAATATATTTTTATCATTTATTATTGGGGGAATAATAGCAGTATTAGCTATTTTGTTTAAACAAAAGAAAAAAGGTGATTATATAGCCTTTGGACCAGCTATAGGAATATCTACTATTATTTTAATATTTTTTGGAAACATAATAATACCAATATATTTTGGGGTGTAAAAAATTTAATATACTAGTTTAGATTAAGTTTTATAGTTAAATTTTTAACTTGAAAAGGAGGCATTTTCTTTGATTAGTTATCAGAAAAAGCGTTTAGGAGATATACTAATTGAATCAGGAAAGCTTACAGAGGATAAGCTTAAAGAAGCATTGATTATTCAGAAGCAGGTTGGAAAGAGGCTTGGAGAAATTTTAGTTGAACAAAACTTTGTTACTGAAGAGGATATAATAGAAGTTTTAGAAAAACAATTAAATATTGAAAGAGTAAATCTTGAAATTATAAGAATAGATAGAAGAGCTATAAAGATGATTTCAGAAAATGTTTGTAGAAAGCATTTAATAGTTCCATATGAAATAGATGATAATACCATAAAAGTTGCAATGGCAGATCCCTTAGATATAGTTGCAATAGATGATGTTGAGATTTCTACAGGTTTAAATGTGCGTCCTTATATAGCAGTAAAACAATCTATTCAAAGAGCTATAGATATATATTATTCAAACCAAAAGGTTTTATCAGCAGCGGAAGAATTAACTAAGGAAGTTGATGAAGGAAATAATCTTATTTTAGATAATATTGAAGAAGTTGATAACTTAGATAATGCTCCAATTATAAAAATGATTGAATATGTAATGAAAAATGCAGTAGAGGAAAGAGCTAGTGATATACATATTGAAAGCTATGAAAATATATTAAGAATTAGATATAGAATAGATGGTAAATTACATACAATATCTACTTTGCCAGTAGATACCCTAGCTCCCTTAGTTACTCGTATTAAAATTTTAGCAAACTTAGACATATCAGAGAAAAGACTTCCTCAAGATGGAAGAATTCTTACTAGATTTGGAGATAAACAAATTGATTTAAGAGTATCTATTCTTCCAATGATAACAGGAGAAAAGATAGTTATAAGAATAATAAACAAGGAAAATTTTATAATTTCTAAGGAAGGGCTTGGAATAAAGGACTATGAACTTAATTTATTAGAAAAAATAACAAAGCATTCTAATGGAATAATTCTTGTTACAGGTCCTACAGGAAGTGGTAAAACAACAACGCTCTATACTATTTTAAATGAGCTAAATACAGATAGTAAAAATATTATTACTATAGAAGATCCTGTTGAAGTATCAATTGAAGGAATTAACCAAGTTAATGTTAATAATAAAGTGGGGTTAACTTTTGCAACGGGATTAAGATCTATATTAAGACAGGATCCAGATATAATAATGATTGGAGAAATAAGAGATTCTGAAACGGCTCAAATAGCAATAAGATCTGCTATTACAGGTCATTTAGTTTTATCAACTTTACATACTAATAATGCTCCATCTAGTATTTTAAGACTTGAGGATATGGGGGTTCAAAGATATTTAATTGCAAATGCTATTAAAGGAGTTATAGCTCAAAGACTTGTTAGAAAAATTTGTCCAAAGTGTAAATTACAATATGATGCTACACCATATGAAAAAGAAATATTAAATATAGATAAAAATGAAGAGCTTATACTTCATAAAGGTAAAGGTTGTGCTTATTGTAATAATACTGGTTATGTAGGTAGAATGGGTATTTATGAAATTATGGAAGTGACTAAAGAACATAGAGAGGCTATTTTAGAAAATAAAAGTGCGGATATTCTTAAGGAGATTTCAATTAAAAATGGCATGAGAACTCTTGGACAAGCATGTAGAAGTTTAGTCTTAGAGGGAAATACCACAGTTGAAGAAATGTTAAATATAACTTATGATATGTAATTTGCTAAAAGAAAAGGAGATGAATTATGGCAATTTTTAAATATAAAGCTATTAATTCAGAAGGACAAAGAATAGAAGGTTCTCAAAGTGCTGATTCTGAAAGTCAAATCAGGGAAATGCTTTTATCAAATCAATATTATCCTCTAAGTATAGAAAAGGAAAATAGTAAAAGTAAAAAGAGTTTTTCTTTTAATAGTAAAGTGAAGCTTAAGGATATAGGAGTATTTTGTAGACAGTTTTATGTTATGTTAGATTCTGGATTGTCTATTGGTAAGGCTTTAAATATATTAATAGAACAATGTGAGAAACCAAAGCTTAGGGAAGCCTTAATTGGAGTAAATGGAGAGTTGAAAAGAGGAGAAACCCTAGCAAGTTCCATGAGAAAAAGAAAAGATGTTTTTCCAAACTTACTTACTAGTATGATTGATGCTGGGGAGAGAAGTGGTAACTTAGATATAATCTTAAAAAGAATGGCTGATTACTACGAAAAAGAGACAAAGATAAGAGGAAAGATAAAAAGTGCTATGATTTATCCTATAGTTCTTGGAGTGGTAGCTATTATTGCTATTACTTTTATTCTTACCTTTGTAATGCCAACCTTTGTGCAGATGTTTGAAGAAAATAATGTAGACCTTCCAATATCGACTAAGATGGTTCTTGGGACAAGCAAAATGTTAGGTAAGTATGGAATTATAATTTTTTTAATTTTAGCAACAGCAATTATATTACTTGGCAAATATTTAAAGAGTGAAGAGGGTCAATATAAATTAAGTTCAATAAACTTAAAAATTCCAGTAATAAAAAAATTAACTCAAAAAATAATAGTTTCTAGATTTACAAGAACTATGGGAATAGTATCATCAAGTGGAATGTCTTTAGTAACCTCTATAGAAATAGTTGCCTCTGTAGTTGGAAATAAAATTGCAGAAAATGAATTATTAAAAGTAAAAGAAAAGGTCTTAAAAGGGGAAGGGTTAGGAGATTCAATAATGAATATAAAAATCTTCCCGCCAATGCTTGCTTCCATGGTTAAGATTGGAGAGGAAGCTGGTTCACTAGATAGCATATTAGATAAAACCGCAGACTTTTATGATGATGAACTAGAAAGAGAAATAAAAACAGCAACAGCCTTAATAGAGCCATCAATGATAGTTCTTATGGGAATAATTATAGGATTCCTACTAATTTCAATATTAACACCTATGTTTAAAATGTATAACAGTATAAGTTAGTTTAAATTTTAGGAGATGAAAAAAGTGAGTATTAGAAGTGAGAGAAAGAAAAAAGGCTTTACTTTAATAGAACTTATTATAGTAATAGCAATAATAGGAATATTAGCAGCTATAGCTATACCAAACTTTTTAGCTATTCAAAGAAAAGCTCGAATTCAAGCTGATATTGCAACAGGAAAAACAATATATGATGCTACTATAGCGTTGATTGCTGAAGGAAAAGAAGGGTTTAATATGCCTGAGAAAACAACTATAAAAGATAAGGATGGAAAGTTGATTACTTATTATGGATATGGTATTGACTTATCTAGTTCGAGTGATGAAAGAGCAAAAGAATTAAGAAAGTATATATTAAATAGCACTAATTTAAAACCTAAGGCATTTAAAGGTTGTCATTTTTATGTAAGTGTTACATTTGATTTTTCAGATAATAATTCAAATAATGGCTACGATTTAACCAAGCCAATAGTTAAAGTAGATATTGTAAATTCGGATAATAAATCTAAGGGAGAGGCTTATCCAAATAATGAGCTTTTGAAGTGAATTAAAAGTTAGTAGACTTTTAATATAGATTACATATCATTTTAAGGAGGAAAACCAATGAATACAAAAAAACAAACTAAAAAGAAAAAAGGTTTTACGCTAATAGAGCTTATTATAGTAATAGCAATCATAGCAATATTAGCAGCAATAGCAATACCAAATTTCTTATCAATACAAAGAAAAGCAAGAGTTAAGGCTGATATAGCAAGTGCAAAAACAATATATGATGCAACATCAGCTTTAATTGCAGAAGGGAAGATAGTACCAGGATCAACTGATTTTGGAGATCTAAATAATGTTACTTCAATAACTGAGACAGGCAATAAAGATATTGTGGATTTACAAGGATATTTACAAACAATACCTACTCCTAAGTCAGTAGATAACTCAACATTTGCAATTTCAATAACTAATACGGAAGCTAAACCTGAAATTGAAGTTTATATAAAACCAACAACAGGAAGCGAAATTAAAGTTTATCCTGAAACTGGTAAAGATAGTGAATATGATTTGAATAAGTAAGGAGTATAGGAAATGAAGTCAAAAAAACAAACTAAAAAGAAAAAAGGCTTTACTTTGATAGAATTAATTATAGTAATAGCGATAATAGCAATATTAGCAGCAATAGCAATACCAAACTTCTTATCAATACAAAGAAAAGCAAAAGTTAAGGCAGATATAGCAAGTGCTAAAACAATATATGATGCAGCATCAGCTTTAGTTGCAGAAGGAAAAATAACATCAAATACATCATATATAATAGATAGTGAAGCTGATAATGACGTAGAAAAATATTTACAAACAGTTCCAGTTCCGCAGTCAAAAAATAATGATGTTTTTGCAATTGTAGTAGATCCAAATGGTAAGGATGCGGTTATAGGTGAGAAAGGTAAAGTAGAGCAGCCATCTCAACCAGCTAAAATAGAAGTATATTTAGTACCTAAGGGAACAACAAAGGAAAATATAAATTCAGAAAGTAATAAAATTTTGGTTTATCCAGCTACTAGTGCAGATTCGGCTTATAAATTAAATTAACTATATAATTATTAAAAGTGTAAGGAAATAGTTCCTTACACTTTTCAACTATAAAGGTAAAGGAGGGAAAGTTTTGGCAATAGAAAATAAAGAGAAGAAGAGTATATTGCATATGGATGTTTCTGATATACTTAAGTCTCTTAAGAAGAAAAATTCTGAGAAAAAGAATGATAAAAAAGGTAGTAAGAAAAAAGCTAAGGCTGTTATATGTAAAAAAGCTATTTCTATTGATGTTGGAAGTGAGAATACCAAGGTTGTTGTTGGGAGATATCATAAAAATAAGGTTAGTATAGACAAGGCTTTTTCTTTTAAGACTCCGAAAGGCAGTATAGATGATGGTCATATTAATGATATAGATAATTTAGCTATGGCTATTAATGACGCTTTGGATTCTAATAATGTTAAGAATGATAATGTAATTTTCACTACAAACAGCACTTCTATTATAAATAGAACAATTATTATTCCAAAGGTTAATGAGGATGAAATAGAATCAGTTATTAAGTACGAAGTTCAGCAATATCTTCCTATAAACTTAGAGGATCATATGATTCAATATAATGTTTTAGGAGAAAAGGTTATTGAGGGAAATGAAAAGCTAGAGGTTTTAATTGTTGTTTATCCAAATAAGATGGTTTATTCCTATGCAGAGCTTGTTAATAAAATGGGTGGAAAACCCTATGCTTTAGATTTAAATTATAATTCTAAAAGAAAAGCTTATTGCGTAATGAATCCTGAAATAAAGGAGTCTATTTTAAGTATTGATATGGGAGCTGAGAATATAGCTTTAACAATAATGAAAGACAATGAGTTAATACTTATAAAAACTACAAAATCTGGTGGGAATTATTTAAATAGTAAAATATCAAAGGTATTAGAAATTTCATTAGAAAATGCAGAAATGCAAAAGAGAGAAAATTGTAATTTGATGAATAGAGAAGAAGGGCCTTTAGAGCATGTTGTTAGAGAGGTTGTAGATTCTTGGTTTGATGAAGCTAGTAGAATAATTAAATATTATAAAAGTAAAAATACTCAAAATAATATAGACAAGATATATATTTGTGGAGGAAGTTCAAACATAAAGGGACTAGAAAGATATGTATCTACTAAACTAAACATGAAAGTAAAGATAGTTCAGGGAAATAGTAATATAGAATTTAAAAAAGGCGTTGAAGAAGTGAATATTTCAGAATACATAAACGCTATTGGAGCCTTAATAAGACTTTAGGTTGGTGATAAATAATGAGAGATTTTAACTTTTTCTCCCATATAACTGAGGAAAGAAAAAGTGATTCAAAAAGAAAATACATAGGATTTGGATTAATTGGAGCTTTAGTCTTTATATTTGTAGTTAATTTTTCCATAAATATTATACACGGGCATGTTTTAGATAAAAACATAAGTTATTATGAAGGGGAAATATATAACCCAGATATGAAAGAAAAGTTAGGTGTAGCAACGAAGGTTGAAAAGGAGCATGATGCTTTAGAAAAGTATTACAATGATGTGAAGGTGGCTACAGAACAAGTTTATGATAATAATTATGTAACTACTCAAAGAATTAAGATAATAAATAGTACTGTTCCTAAGGATTTAGTATTTACTCAAATAAGTATAGATAATAAAACTTTAACAATACAAGCATTATCAA from Clostridium perfringens carries:
- the pilM gene encoding type IV pilus assembly protein PilM → MAIENKEKKSILHMDVSDILKSLKKKNSEKKNDKKGSKKKAKAVICKKAISIDVGSENTKVVVGRYHKNKVSIDKAFSFKTPKGSIDDGHINDIDNLAMAINDALDSNNVKNDNVIFTTNSTSIINRTIIIPKVNEDEIESVIKYEVQQYLPINLEDHMIQYNVLGEKVIEGNEKLEVLIVVYPNKMVYSYAELVNKMGGKPYALDLNYNSKRKAYCVMNPEIKESILSIDMGAENIALTIMKDNELILIKTTKSGGNYLNSKISKVLEISLENAEMQKRENCNLMNREEGPLEHVVREVVDSWFDEASRIIKYYKSKNTQNNIDKIYICGGSSNIKGLERYVSTKLNMKVKIVQGNSNIEFKKGVEEVNISEYINAIGALIRL
- a CDS encoding PilN domain-containing protein codes for the protein MRDFNFFSHITEERKSDSKRKYIGFGLIGALVFIFVVNFSINIIHGHVLDKNISYYEGEIYNPDMKEKLGVATKVEKEHDALEKYYNDVKVATEQVYDNNYVTTQRIKIINSTVPKDLVFTQISIDNKTLTIQALSKTRSAISDLQYNLNNLGFIENTYISGIGERNAQGDYSFSISCTLKEVGNNEN
- a CDS encoding prepilin-type N-terminal cleavage/methylation domain-containing protein produces the protein MKSKKQTKKKKGFTLIELIIVIAIIAILAAIAIPNFLSIQRKAKVKADIASAKTIYDAASALVAEGKITSNTSYIIDSEADNDVEKYLQTVPVPQSKNNDVFAIVVDPNGKDAVIGEKGKVEQPSQPAKIEVYLVPKGTTKENINSESNKILVYPATSADSAYKLN